The following nucleotide sequence is from Pandoraea oxalativorans.
GTGCCCTCGGGCCACTCCACGCGTTCGACGGCATAGCCCTGCCAGCCTCCCAGCGACTCCAGCAGCTTGCGATCCAGCATCTCCACGCACTCCTGATGGCAAATTCCTGCCATCAAGAGTACGAAAACTTGTCAAATCCCTCCACGCTATTGCGCGATGAACCTAAAAAAAGACCTGGGCGTCGACCTGCAACTCCTGAGCAACCGGGAGAAGACGACGCTGGTTGACGCCCTGAGAGAGCAGTACGTTTTGGCTGAGCTGCTTGAGCAGCTGGACTTGGCGCGCAGCTCCTATTTCTACCATCGGTCGCCCATGCGGGTTGCCGACAAATATGCCGAAGTTCGTCGTACCGTTGCGGAAATCTTCGAGGACAATCACCGATCCTACGGCTATCGTCGGGTGCAGGCAGCGCTCAGCAGACAACGCGTGTTTCTATCGGAGAAAGTCGTGCGTCGCCTCATGAAACAAGGCGGCCTCTACGCGGCGAGGCCCAAGCGGCGCCGATATCGTTCTTATGTCGGGGAAATTAGCCCTGCCCCAGATAACATCATCAATCGCGATTTCCACGCTACCGCCCCCAACGAAAAGTGGCTGACGGATATCTCCGAGTTCCAGATCCCGGCCGGGAAGGTATATCTATCGCCGATGATCGACTGCTTCGATGGCATGGTAGTCAGTTGGTCGATTGGCACAAGCCCCGACGCCGAGCTCGTGAATACCATGTTAGATGCGGCTATCGAGACCGTGACCGAGGACGATGAGAAGCCGATCGTACATTCCGATCGGGGTGGCCACTACCGTTGGCCTGGCTGGCTATCGCGAGTTGCAAAGGCTAATCTGATCCGATCCATGTCGCGTAAAGCCTGCTCACCAGACAATGCGGCCTGTGAGGGATTCTTCGGAAGGCTGAAGACCGAAATGTTCTATCCAGGGGACTGGCGTTCGACGACCATCGTGCAATTCGTAGAGGCACTGAACGCCTACATTCGCTGGTACAACGAAAAGCGGATCAAGGGCTCCCTTGGCTATCTCAGCCCCATCGAGTACCGTGAAAGCCTCGGGTTAACGACGTAAAACAGTCCAAGAAAATAGCCGCATCCCCCTTCGCTCGCCTCCCCCAACTTGATTGACTAGTTTAACTTTAGCTCCAGGCCAATGGCCTTCGTGGGCTCGCACCGGCGGGTTACTCTGTCTGGCATGCTGCGTTTCTCCTGAGAAATTGGTTCGAAAGCCCCGCCCGAGGGCAGTTTTTCAGTTGCCGAGCGCGGTCTTTTTGTAGGTTGTCCTAAGCACGCCGCCCCGCTGGCCGCACGCGTCGCGTGGGAAAAACCGTCGCCTTACGGAGCGCGGGCGCTCAGATCGTGACAACGGTGATGCTGTCATTATTAAGGTTCTCGGCCCGACCGCCCTCCGGCAAACCCCTGAAATCCACGCTGACACAAATGAGATTGCCCCCGTGCGTCACGAAGCGATGTAGGCCGGTAAGGTGCCACACCTCGGCTCGCCGGTGCCTGTTACCACTACGCCCGACGTCTGGCAGCAGGAAGGGTTGTGCGGTAATGCCCCCGTTTTCCACGGTCAGCAGAAGTAGAAACTAAGCGACCATGGCAAGCCGCTGCTTCGGGGTAAAACCGCCCAATGCCATATTCGGGCGCTCGTGATTGTAAATCCACATCCAGTCGGCCGCCGCTTCGCGAACCTGCTCCAGGTCCTCCCACAGGTACTGCGACAGCCATTCGTATCGCGCAGTCCGGTTGAACCGTTCGATATACGCATTCTGCTGCGGCTTGCCCGGCTCGATGTATTCCAGCCGGATGCCTTGCTTCTGCGTCCATGTCACGATGGCCGCACTCAAATATTCCGGGCCGTTGTCGCACCGGATGACCTTCGGCTTGCCTCGCCATTCCATATGCTGCTTCAGCGTGCGAATCACCCGCTCGGATGGCAACGAGAAATCCACCTCGATGCCCAGCGCCTCGCGGTTGAAATCATCAATCACGTTCAGCGTCCGGATACTGCGCCCGTCAACCGGTTGGTCATGCATGAAGTCCATCGACCACACTTCATTGATGGCCTCCGGTACCGATAGCGGCTGCGGCGTTTCGCGCACCAGCCGCTTTTTCGGCTTGATGCGCAGGTTCAGCTCCAGCTCCCGGTAAATTCGGTAAATGCGCTTGTGGTTCCAGCCGAATCCCTTCACATTACGCAGGTAGAAGTAGCACAGCAGAAAACCCCAGTTGCGATGGCAGCCCGTAATACGCAGTAGCCAGTCGGCAATCTCTTCGTTCTCCGTGTTCAACTTCGCCGCGTACCGGTAGCACGACTCGCTGATGCCGAGCACCGCGCACGCCACACGAATTGACACGCGCCGCTGTTGCACAACTTGCTTTGCCATCTCGCGCCGACGAGATGGCTTCAGAACTTTTTTTGCAGGGCCTCCGAGGCAATCTCAGCCTTGAGCTTCTCCTCGATGTACATCTTGCGAAGCCGGGTATTCTCCGCCTCCAGCTCCTTCATGCGCGACATCATCGACGCGTCCATGCCGCCGTACTTCGAGCGCCACTTATAAAACGTTGCCGAACTGATGCCCAGTTCTCGGCACAGCTCCGGCACCGCCAGCCCAGCCTCCGCGCGCTTGAGCGCCTCCAGTATCTGGCTGTCCGTGAATCTCGACTTCTTCATCTGCAGAACTCCCTCTTAACGAGAAAATTCTACTTCTCCTAGCGGTGGATTTCAGGGGGCATTACCGTGCTACCTCGCCCAACGCCCCGTTTTGAACAAATCAGCGGTGCCCCGGGTGCTCTTTTACCTCTCGACACGGGCAATTTCTTTCGAAACCAAGTCGTGATGCCCGATTTATGGAAGGTTATGAGCTGGCTTGGCGCGCCAGCTGCAACGCTTCGCATCGGTCCATGGACAGGTTTCGAATCTGTTCAGGGCAGGCCGCTACAACCGTAACGCGCAGCATAAACGCGAGGTGCGCGCCCAAGCCCTCGCAGCCTGGGACAGGGCTTCGTGCGCCCGCATGGCGACGGAATGCCTGTCCAGCGACAATTAGAAATTCCGGTGGCGACAATTAGATTTGCCGGTTGAAGAGAGCTGGGCCGATTCCGGTCTGGCTCTTGTTTATCGTGCAGCCTCCGCAAGGAGGCCACATGAAGCAAGACGGAGAAATCAGATTGTTGCTGGAAGAACGACGCAAAGGAACGAGCCAGAAGTTAGCGGCAGCCAGGACCGGCATGAGCGAGCGGACGGTACGCAAATACGAACGCGCCGGCAAGCTGCCGAGCCAGATGAAGGCGCCGACAACGCACCGTACCCGAACCAACCCTTTCCTGACGGATTGGCCGTGGGTCCAGGCGCAACTGCAGCGAGATCCGGCGTTGCAGGCCAAGACGGAGCTATTGTCGAATCTGGTGTACGGGGTGCTTTGGGAAATATGAGAAGGCGGTGGCGGTTTAGCTGAGAATGTTGCTTGTCGAAGGCACACCGAGCAAAGCCGGCGCGAGCCGGCCCCGACCACCATGAAGAAGATTATGAAAGAAACGAACGGCAGAAAAGCACAAACGAAGAGCGCGCTCGATGAACTGATCCAGCAAGGCGCGCGGCAGATCATCGAGCAGGCAGTCGAAGCGGAACTGGCGAGCATGCTTGAACAGTACAGCAACGTGAGGTCGATCGACGGTCGGCGTGCCGTGGTGCGCAACGGCTACCTACCAGAGCGCGAAGTCGTCACGGCCATCGGTCCGGTGCCGGTTCGGGTACCGAAGGTGCGTGATCGCTCGGGTTCGGGCATCCGCTTCAATTCGGCGGTCGTGCCGCCGTACGTTCGCAAATCCGCACGCGTGTCGGCCGCACTACCGTGGCTGTACCTGCGAGGCATCTCGACGGGCGACATGAGCGAAGCCATGGGCATCATGCTGGGCGGCCAGGTCAGCGGCCTGTCGCCAAATGTGGTGAGTCGTCTGAAGGCGCAATGGGCCGATGAGCATGCTCAGTGGAATCAGCGTGAGTTGTCGTTGGCGCGCTGGGTGTACTGGTGGGCTGACGGCATTCACACCGGCGTGCGCAGCGACGATTCCGACGGCCAGTGCCTGTTGGTGATCATTGGTGTCAAACCGGACGGAACGAAAGAGCGTGTGGCGATCAGTGACGGGTATCGGGAATCGAAGGCGTCGTGGGCCGAACTGCTGCTCGATCTGAAAAAGCGCGGTCTGCAGTCAGGGCCGCTGCTGGCTTGCGGAGATGGTGCGATGGGATTCTGGGCAGCGATGGAAGAAGTGTTCCCGCAGACCAAGCATCAGCGCTGCTGGTTCCACAAGATGGGCAACGTGCTCAACGCGCTGCCGAAATCGCAGCAGGCCCGCGCCAAAAAGGCGATGCAGGACATTTGGATGGCCGCCACGCGTGCCGAAGCGCTGGTTGCCTTCAATCACTTCGTTGATACCCACTCGGCAAAGTATCCGAAGGTGGTCGAAAAGCTGACGCAAGATCGCGATGAGCTGCTGGCATTTTACGATTTCCCGGCCGAACACTGGCAGCATCTGCGCACGACGAATCCGATTGAATCGACCTTCGCGACGGTGCGTCACCG
It contains:
- a CDS encoding IS3 family transposase (programmed frameshift) yields the protein MKKSRFTDSQILEALKRAEAGLAVPELCRELGISSATFYKWRSKYGGMDASMMSRMKELEAENTRLRKMYIEEKLKAEIASEAPAKKVLKPSRRREMAKQVVQQRRVSIRVACAVLGISESCYRYAAKLNTENEEIADWLLRITGCHRNWGFLLCYFYLRNVKGFGWNHKRIYRIYRELELNLRIKPKKRLVRETPQPLSVPEAINEVWSMDFMHDQPVDGRSIRTLNVIDDFNREALGIEVDFSLPSERVIRTLKQHMEWRGKPKVIRCDNGPEYLSAAIVTWTQKQGIRLEYIEPGKPQQNAYIERFNRTARYEWLSQYLWEDLEQVREAAADWMWIYNHERPNMALGGFTPKQRLAMVA
- a CDS encoding MerR family DNA-binding transcriptional regulator: MKQDGEIRLLLEERRKGTSQKLAAARTGMSERTVRKYERAGKLPSQMKAPTTHRTRTNPFLTDWPWVQAQLQRDPALQAKTELLSNLVYGVLWEI
- a CDS encoding IS256 family transposase, with the translated sequence MKKIMKETNGRKAQTKSALDELIQQGARQIIEQAVEAELASMLEQYSNVRSIDGRRAVVRNGYLPEREVVTAIGPVPVRVPKVRDRSGSGIRFNSAVVPPYVRKSARVSAALPWLYLRGISTGDMSEAMGIMLGGQVSGLSPNVVSRLKAQWADEHAQWNQRELSLARWVYWWADGIHTGVRSDDSDGQCLLVIIGVKPDGTKERVAISDGYRESKASWAELLLDLKKRGLQSGPLLACGDGAMGFWAAMEEVFPQTKHQRCWFHKMGNVLNALPKSQQARAKKAMQDIWMAATRAEALVAFNHFVDTHSAKYPKVVEKLTQDRDELLAFYDFPAEHWQHLRTTNPIESTFATVRHRTKRTRNCVSRATFLGLAFKLIESAEDSWRRIRAPEKIATMLDGMTFKDGEPVTDSTPAQQPLAA